From Hylaeus volcanicus isolate JK05 chromosome 2, UHH_iyHylVolc1.0_haploid, whole genome shotgun sequence, the proteins below share one genomic window:
- the LOC128884838 gene encoding lipase 3-like translates to MSGVSNQDETHMTTPELIDTHGYKSETHQIWTEDGYCLDVHRVLPPKTDENEYCKNNVNIVHNRKITEYTNYEFTQNTKARVPVLIQHGVLSSSADWVLLGPKKALAYALCDNNYDVWLGNTRGNAYGKKHRQYTTTDKEFWDFSWHEVGYYDLPATIDYILEQTGYTKLYYVGYSQGTTAFYVMASERSEYNSKIKGMVSLAPIAFLSNQRSPLFKYIVHFHGLMEWGSSYCNVHQWFPRNKLQAQALGTLIRNAPSSLTKGFCAYWFYLIAGFGSDQLDESMLPLIFGHFPAGVSAKQLVHYSQSILSGSFRKFDYGASENLKIYGSTQPPKYDLENVKIPIMIFYSENDFLTDPADVRKLVDRLPNVIETRTIEYAKFNHIDYLWGRDAKTLVYNAVLTALKRFK, encoded by the exons ATGAGTGGAGTATCTAATCAGGATGAGACTCATATGACAACA CCAGAACTAATTGATACTCATGGTTATAAGTCAGAAACGCATCAAATTTGGACAGAAGATGGATATTGTTTGGATGTACATCGTGTTCTCCCTCCAAAAACAGATGAAAATGAGTACTGCaagaataatgtaaatattgtacacaatagaaaaataacaGAG tacACAAATTATGAATTCACACAAAATACAAAGGCTCGAGTACCAGTTCTTATTCAACATGGAGTGCTATCAAGTTCAGCCGATTGGGTACTATTGGGTCCAAAGAAGGCTCTAGCATATGCCTTGTGCGATAATAATTATGATGTCTGGTTGGGAAATACAAGAGGTAATGCATATGGCAAAAAACACAGACAATATACAACCACAGATAAAGAGTTTTGGGACTTCAG CTGGCATGAAGTTGGTTATTATGATTTACCAGCAACAATAGATTACATTCTAGAACAAACTGGATATACTAAGCTCTACTATGTGGGTTACAGTCAAGGTACGACTGCATTCTATGTAATGGCCAGTGAAAGGTCTGAatataattcgaaaattaagGGAATGGTTAGTCTGGCACCAATAGCATTCCTTTCAAACCAAAGGAGTCCTTTGTTCAAatacattgtacattttcATGGGTTAATGGAG TGGGGATCCTCTTATTGCAATGTACATCAGTGGTTCCCCCGCAATAAGTTACAGGCACAAGCCTTGGGTACACTAATTCGAAATGCTCCAAGCAGTCTCACTAAAGGTTTCTGTGCATATTGGTTCTACTTAATTGCTGGATTCGGGAGTGACCAGTTAGATGAGTCGATGCTCCCATTAATTTTTGGACATTTTCCAGCTGGTGTTTCTGCCAAGCAGCTTGTTCATTACAGTCAAAGCATATTGTCAg GATCGTTTCGTAAATTTGATTATGGAGCGTCTGAAAACCTAAAAATATACGGATCAACGCAACCACCAAAATATGATCTAGAAAACGTGAAAATaccaattatgatattttatagcgaaaatgattttctaacCGATCCTGCAGATGTAAGGAAACTTGTCGATAGACTGCCGAATGTGATAGAGACGCGAACAATAgaatatgcaaaatttaatcacattGATTATTTGTGGGGTCGAGATGCCAAAACGCTTGTATATAATGCCGTTTTAACGGCATTaaaacgatttaaataa
- the LOC128884912 gene encoding serine/threonine-protein phosphatase 5 produces the protein MSENAEITGVISPEDAARAEKFKEEANEYFKNQDYNKAIELYSKAIELNPTVAVYYGNRSFAYLKTECFGYALTDASKAIELDKNYIKGYYRRAAAHMSIGKFKLALKDYKTVTKASPNDKDAMNKYTECSKILKKLAFEKAISVEESKKNIADTIDLEAMAIEDEYAGPKLEDGRVTLKFMQDLLEWYKMQNKLHRKYAYKILLDVKTLFMAQPSLVDITIPEDGKFTICGDIHGQFYDLLNIFKLNGLPSETNPYLFNGDFVDRGSFSVECILTLFGFKLLCPNHFFMSRGNHESATMNQIYGFDGEVKSKYSTQMAQLFTEVYNWLPLAHCLNNRVLVMHGGLFSRDDVTLKEIREIDRNRQPPDEGLMCELLWSDPQPQLGRAASKRGVGVQFGPDVTENFLTINNLDYIVRSHEVKKDGYEVGHDGKCITVFSAPNYCDTMGNQGAFITLNGKDMKPYFTSYDAVPHPNILPMTYSNYLLKYV, from the exons ATGAGCGAGAACGCAGAAATCACGGGAGTGATATCGCCCGAAGATGCGGCCAGAGcggaaaaatttaaagaagagGCGAACGAATACTTCAAAA atcAGGACTACAATAAAGCCATAGAGTTATATTCTAAGGCAATAGAATTAAACCCTACAGTGGCGGTATACTATGGAAATAGAAGTTTTGCTTATTTGAAAACTGAATGTTTTGGATACGCGCTTACAGATGCATCGAAAGCTATCGagttagataaaaattatataaaaggaTACTATCGCAGAGCTGCAGCTCATATGTCAATTGGCAAGTTCAAACTAGCACTTAAAGATTATAAAACTGTTACTAAAGCTAGTCCAAATGATAAAGAtgcaatgaataaatatacagaatgttctaaaatattaaaaaagttagcATTTGAAAAAGCAATTTCTGTAGAagagagtaaaaaaaatatagctgATACGATCGACTTAGAAGCTATGG cCATCGAAGATGAATATGCAGGACCTAAACTTGAAGATGGGAgagttacattaaaatttatgcaGGATTTATTAGAATGGTACAAgatgcaaaataaattacaccgCAAATATGCTTATAAGATTCTTTTAGAtgtaaaaacattgtttatggCACAACCAAGTTTAGTTGATATTACAATTCCTGAAGATGGTAAATTTACTATCTGTGGAGACATACATGGACAGTTTTATGATTtacttaatatattcaaattaaatggaTTACCTTCGGAAACTAATCCATAT TTATTTAATGGAGATTTTGTAGATAGAGGATCGTTTTCCGTAGAATGTATACTCACTTTATTTGGATTTAAATTGTTGTGTCCAAATCACTTTTTTATGTCTAGAG GTAATCATGAATCTGCCACAATGAATCAAATATATGGATTCGACGGTGAAGTCAAATCGAAATATTCCACTCAAATGGCACAATTGTTTACAGAGGTTTATAATTGGCTTCCTCTTGCGCATTGTCTTAATAATAGAGTTCTT gtAATGCATGGTGGTCTGTTTTCAAGAGACGATGttacattaaaagaaattcgagaaattgatagaaataGACAACCACCAGACGAGGGATTAATGTGTGAATTATTATGGTCAGATCCACAACCTCAACTTGGAAGAGCAGCCAGTAAGAGAGGAGTTGGTGTTCAATTTGGACCCGATGtaacagaaaattttcttaCTATAAACAATCTCGACTACATTGTGAGGAGTCACGAAGTAAAAAAAGATGGATATGAAGTTGGTCATGATGGAAAATGTATCACTGTGTTTTCTGCACCAAATTATTG TGATACTATGGGTAACCAGGGTGCCTTTATTACACTTAATGGCAAAGATATGAAACCCTATTTTACATCATACGATGCAGTG cCACATCCAAATATACTGCCAATGACATATTCTAATTATCTACTAAAATACGTGtga
- the LOC128884915 gene encoding nucleoside-triphosphatase THEP1, with protein MSVDTGATLRISRVLLTGPPGIGKTTICKQLTKMIEEKSYKLDGFYTEEVQGPNGRRIGFDVVLVNNSEKKSILARAENAINEWQRSKYKVGNYHVFLNDFETMALPVFDSNADILIIDEIGKMELFSPKFHDKILKLFSETSNKPFIIATIPLMHKIPQRHLPLFQNLHADEKSKVITVNRQNRDTLPQEICHLIS; from the exons atgagtGTGGATACCGGCGCCACGTTGCGTATCTCGCGTGTACTTCTCACCGGACCCCCTG gTATAGGCAAAACTACGATATGCAAACAGCTAACTAAAATGATAGAGGAGAAAAGTTATAAGCTTGATGGTTTTTATACGGAAGAAGTTCAAGGGCCAAACGGTAGAAGGATTGGGTTTGACGTTGTACTTGTGAACAATTCTgagaaaaaatcgatattaGCAAGAGCCGA AAATGCGATAAACGAGTGGCAACGATCTAAATATAAAGTGGGAAACTACCATGTATTTCTTAATGATTTTGAAACGATGGCATTACCAGTCTTTGATTCAAACGCA GATATACTTATTATCGATGAAATAGGcaaaatggaattatttagCCCGAAGTTTCATGataaaatactgaaattattCTCTGAAACTTCGAACAAACCTTTTATAATTGCAACAATACCTCtaatgcataaaattccaCAGAGACATTTGCCTCTATTTCAAAACCTCCACGCAGATGAGAAATCTAAAGTTATAACCGTAAATCGCCAAAATCGAGATACTTTACCGCAAGAAATTTGTCATCTTATTTCATaa
- the LOC128884911 gene encoding DDB1- and CUL4-associated factor 5: MARPSVCNPLSYLITRQIDNKVDHCKRLVNARFETSENLFRKDLLSHYGCVNAIEFSNQGDLLVSGGDDKRVLLWRVEQAIQGVGRPSVMKAQHISNIFCLGYDSSKTKIFSAGNDDQVIVHDLRTGDVVNFFLHEKPVYGLSIHPHNDNIFASACDDGRVLIYDIRGSSAMETFCLAQYKSAFHSVMFNPMESKMLATANAKEGVSMWDVRKPLEPVLRYGNESSAQSCMNVRFNAAGNRLLALRRRLPPVLYAVDSSTHLCQFDHPGYYNSCTMKSCCFAGDNDQYVLSGSDDFNLYMWKIPSEGVKWVDSAHMVLRGHRSIVNQVRYNQASCIFASSGVEKIVKIWSPFSLGHGCLGGLKRDAGSRERQRRVFTHDEYIGLVLHSGQFMTHDYSHQSTREDPRMMAFFDSLVQREIEGWSSEYMTSAPETPSDSENNPATEPAYSTTDSEDSSRYDRLLMLQILGSAVTSRGSSGGRVVPERSLESPNRISRLIANRREKLMRLAAMDCGVPLNNASTTAPGPSASGSASDGENAQIKCRFKPKLKGIKRKHGKNSGRRSRARRKCTVLQINSESDSDEQPIDTTQPSTSSGVISRRSRYVTNAIESDAKRSSYSSSSSEDDSSSKRKHSKTDSDTSTTVHRRKHGKCKSNSKSDTTKNKSKRQQVNYDTEEGKPDWKIYLNGVTTTKVQEDGPSTPLNKSCKVPSTPDSGITSEVSTVEKNGEQTQEERNGAESSDHEQKLKNLECFRKKVDVARRSYHNRSTPLSQTISTTTDSSD, from the exons ATGGCTCGTCCTTCCGTCTGTAATCCGCTTTCGTACCTTATCACAAGACAGATCGACAACAAGGTCGATCATTGCAAACGTCTCGTTAACGCCAGATTCGAGACCTCCGAAAATCTATTTAGAAAGGATCTATTATCTCATTATGGATGCGTTAATGCGATTGAATTTTCGAATCAGGGGGATCTTCTCGTCTCTG GTGGCGATGACAAGAGAGTTTTGTTGTGGAGAGTGGAGCAGGCAATACAAGGTGTAGGCAGACCTTCGGTGATGAAAGCTCAACATATTAGCAACATATTTTGTCTTGGTTATGACAgtagtaaaacaaaaatattttctgctgGAAATGATGATCAAGTTATTGTTCATGATTTGAGAac GGGTGATGttgtgaatttctttttacacgaAAAACCTGTTTACGGCTTATCGATTCATCCGCATAACGACAACATATTTGCAAGTGCTTGCGACGATGGGAGAGTTCTTATTTACGATATACGAGGCTCTAGCGCTATGGAAACTTTTTGCTTGGCACAATATAAATCTGCTTTTCACTCTGTAATGTTTAACCCTATGGAGTCGAAGATGCTTGCTACTGCCAATGCCAAAGAAGGTGTTAGCATGTGGGATGTGCGAAAACCTTTAGA GCCTGTATTACGTTATGGAAATGAAAGCTCTGCACAGAGTTGTATGAATGTTAGATTTAATGCAGCAGGTAATAGGTTATTAGCTTTGAGGAGAAGGTTACCACCCGTATTGTATGCAGTAGATTCTTCTACTCACTTGTGTCAATTTGATCATCCTGGATATTATAATAGTTGTACGATGAAGTCGTGTTGTTTTGCTGGAGATAACGATCAATATGTTCTTTCTG gTTCGgacgattttaatttatatatgtgGAAAATTCCTTCCGAGGGTGTTAAATGGGTAGATTCTGCACATATGGTTTTACGTGGCCATAGGTCTATCGTTAATCAAGTACGATACAATCAAGCTAGTTGTATTTTTGCTTCATCtggggttgaaaaaattgttaagatTTGGAGTCCATTTTCACTTGGACATGGATGTTTAGGTGGATTGAAg AGAGATGCTGGATCTCGAGAAAGACAACGCAGAGTGTTCACACATGATGAATATATTGGATTAGTGTTACATAGTGGTCAATTCATGACACACGATTACAGTCATCAATCGACTAGAGAAGATCCAAGGATGATGGCATTCTTTGATTCTTTAGTACAACGTGAGATCGAGGGTTGGAGTTCTGAATATATGACATCAGCACCAGAGACACCTAGTGATTCTGAAAATAATCCCGCAACTGAACCTGCTTATAGTACAACAGATTCCGAGG ATTCGTCGAGATATGATCGCCTATTGATGTTACAAATCTTAGGATCAGCGGTAACATCTCGTGGATCCTCTGGAGGTAGAGTAGTTCCTGAAAGATCTTTAGAGTCTCCAAATCGTATATCACGACTTATAGCAAATCGCAGAGAAAAACTCATGAGACTCGCAGCTATGGATTGTGGTGTACCATTAAATAATGCTTCCACTACAGCACCTGGTCCATCTGCTTCAGGTTCTGCTAGCGATGGAGAAAATGCACAAATTAAGTGTAGATTTAAACCGAAattaaaaggaataaaaagaaaacatggtAAAAATTCTGGAAGAAGAAGTAGGGCTAGAAGAAAGTGTACCGTGTTACAAATTAATAGCGAGTCTGATAGCGATGAACAACCTATCGATACAACACAACCTAGTACTAGTTCTGGTGTAATATCTAGAAGATCCCGATACGTAACAAATGCAATTGAGAGTGATGCGAAACGTTCAAGTTACAGTAGTAGCAGTTCAGAGGATGATAGTTCTAGTAAAcggaaacattcaaaaactgATTCTGATACTTCTACAACAGTGCACAGAAGGAAACATGGGAAATGTAAAAGTAACTCAAAAAGTGATACAACTAAGAACAAAAGCAAACGGCAACAAGTTAATTATGATACAGAGGAAGGAAAACCGGactggaaaatatatttaaatggcGTTACCACAACAAAGGTTCAAGAAGATGGCCCATCAACGCCTCTGAATAAATCATGTAAAGTTCCTTCAACTCCTGATAGTGGTATTACATCAGAAGTATCTACAGTTGAAAAAAATGGCGAACAAACACAGGAAGAACGAAACGGCGCAGAGAGTTCCGAtcatgaacaaaaattaaaaaatttagagtgttttagaaaaaaagtgGATGTAGCGAGAAGAAGTTATCATAATCGATCTACGCCTTTATCACAAACCATTTCAACTACAACTGATTCTTCCGATTAA
- the LOC128884910 gene encoding integrin alpha-5-like, with protein MFSMWIFGFTLVSLRYSVLTYNLDVNNAKVFNSPTILIDKRSSYFGFSVALYANKKDSLLLVGAPRANTTTIKGVIEPGVVYQCPINDTCKEWTFDKTGNGRHERYPDIYQNKNNGWIGAAIAVENRTDPRIVVCSPRYRNKMFMNGICYWIAVKNIESKKLIGTIDFKLERAGQAGFSLHITSNESQQALLGSPGILLGRGIPMLVVKSLDNKMQTLIPAIENGIVTHDSYFGYSVTSGCYFKQGELWFASGAPRAADMHGNVIIFRFPNESKQPLLVKKKVAGEQYGEYFGAALSSCDLNGDGKDELIIGAPQWAKDVNEGRIYVFTTSYNEIFVKQLFDGEVPESRFGSVITCLGDIDYDGYADIAVGAPYEKQFGAIYIFNGNSNGLPKFYSQKIIGRQFGENVRGFGISISEPRDINGDKYSDIAVGAYLSDQAILIKSKSVVKITTNLKYSEKEKLLSNSTFFIINVCTCYDTINEPKYLRIVKFLKIDQMYGRALYHDVGGNNGSVYKFYDMLHKSKTLCSPIKLHLEKNIKNVIDPLEISVSVTLEEDSQSKNKETNSHVPCTSCPVINKYLSKTEDFIKLPFTLDCGENDICISDIRVELSTNLEFDNKFIIGSTTTVKFMINVSNYGEPAYQSKIFVYIPEILSLASVPLSCMESSYLHNTLEVICDIGNPLRQNKTLTLELDMSKVQFGIDHVELWTNFTTQSKRKDSRNTGTLLTIYFDVDVDVVVAGKVNGDSYSYFYKNEKEQLTNLQFEHIYEVQKFGVSPIDKVILAISMPTYWKDSSGDIPIININKTIGQMNGQQFNCMHSNYTPSTSLIDRPKIPPINFDLDTQEKFTLATNFSINLPPENRSVYINCTNTNVHCTYIQCNLGPFTDFSSVAKLSLVLDLYLINLKSNMIEEKDIILFVSNGSVSIMQPYNIHQKFGHKPDSTIVTTMFLGSPITKPVATWIIALSIIIGIVLLIFLIF; from the exons ATGTTTAGTATGTGGATTTTTGGTTTTACACTTGTAAGTTTACGATATAGTGTATTGACATACAATTTGGATGTTAATAATGCTAAAGTGTTTAATAGTCCTACAATTTTGATTGATAAACGAAGCAGTTATTTTGGATTCTCTGTTGCactttatgcaaataaaaaagacTCTCTGCTGTTGGTTGGTGCTCCTAGAGCAAATACAACTACAATAAAGGGTGTAATTGAACCAGGGGTTGTATATCAATGTCCAATTAATGATACGTGTAAAGAGTGGACTTTCGATAAAACTGGAAATGGTCGACACGAACGGTATCCCGATATATatcagaataaaaataatggatgGATCGGTGCAGCAATTGCTGTAGAAAATAGAACTGATCCTAGAATTGTG gTTTGTAGTCCAcgatatagaaataaaatgtttatgaaTGGTATCTGTTACTGGATAGCAGTTAAAAACATTGAGTCtaaaaaattgattggaaCAATAGATTTCAAGTTGGAAAGGGCAGGACAGGCTGGTTTTTCATTACACATTACATCCAATGAATCACAACAGGCTCTATTAGGTAGTCCAGGTATACTATTAGGGAGAGGTATACCCATGTTAGTTGTAAAATCACTTGacaataaaatgcaaacacTAATTCCTGCAATTGAAAACGGAATAGTTACGCATGATTCGTATTTTG GTTACTCTGTAACATCTGGCTGTTATTTTAAACAAGGAGAATTGTGGTTTGCCTCTGGTGCTCCAAGAGCTGCAGATATGCATggaaatgttattatatttagattTCCTAATGAAAGTAAACAACCTTTACTAGTGAAAAAGAAGGTAGCTGGTGAGCAATATGGTGAATACTTTGGAGCTGCTTTATCATCATGTGATCTTAATGGTGATGGTAAAGATGAATTAATCATTGGTGCCCCGCAATGGGCAAAAGACGTAAACGAGGGTCGAATATATGTTTTTACCACTtcttataat gaaatttttgtaaaacaattatttgatggAGAAGTACCTGAAAGTCGATTTGGTTCTGTGATAACTTGTCTAGGAGATATTGATTATGATGGTTACGCTGATATTGCTGTTGGTGCACCATACGAGAAGCAATTTGGTgcaatatacatttttaatggcAATAGTAATGGATTACCTAAATTTTATAGTCAAAAGATAATTGGCAGACAATTTGGGGAAAACGTTCGGGGAtttggaatttcaatttcagaaCCTCGTGACATAAATGGTGATAAATATTCTGATATTGCTGTGGGAGCTTATCTCTCAGATCaggcaattttaattaagtctAAATCAgttgttaaaataacaacaaatttaaagtattcagagaaagaaaaattactaagcaattctacattttttattatcaatgtgTGTACATGTTATGATACAATAAATGAGCCTAAATATCTCC gaattgttaaatttttaaaaattgatcaaatgTATGGAAGAGCTTTGTACCATGATGTAGGAGGTAATAATGgtagtgtgtacaaattttatgatatGTTACACAAATCTAAAACTTTATGCAGTCCAATTAAGCTACATTTAGAG aaaaatattaaaaatgtaatagatCCACTTGAAATATCTGTATCAGTTACTTTAGAGGAAGATTCacaatctaaaaataaagagaCTAATTCGCATGTTCCCTGTACATCTTGTccagttataaataaatatctgtcTAAAACTGAAGATTTTATCAAATTGCCATTTACGTTAGATTGTGGGGAAAATGATATTTGTATATCAGATATTAGAGTAGAACTTTCAACGAACTTAGAGTTTGataacaaatttatcattGGATCTACAACCACTGTCAAATTTATGATAAATGTTTCTAATTATGGTGAACCAGCATATCaatctaaaatatttgtatatattccGGAAATATTATCGCTAGCAAGTGTACCTCTTTCATGTATGGAAAGTTCATACCTGCATAATACTTTAGAAGTAATTTGTGATATTGGAAATCCACTTAGACAAAAT aaaacattaactTTGGAGTTGGATATGAGCAAAGTTCAGTTTGGTATCGATCATGTAGAACTATGGACGAATTTTACAACTCAAAGCAAACGAAAGGACTCACGCAACACGGGTACTTTGTTGACTATCTATTTCGATGTTGATGTCGACGTAGTGGTAGCAGG GAAAGTAAACGGTGACTCATactcgtatttttataaaaacgaaaaagagcAACTCACTAATCTCCAATTCGAGCATATTTATGAAGTTCAAAAATTCGGTGTTAGTCCAATTGACAAAGTTATACTAGCAATTAGTATGCCAACTTATTGGAAAGATTCTAGTGGAGATATaccaattattaatatcaataaaacAATTGGTCAAATGAATGGACAACAATTTAATTGCATGCACTCAAACTATACACCTTCCACGTCTTTAATTGATAGACCTAAAATTCCTcctataaattttgatttagatacacaagaaaaatttacattggcaactaatttttcaattaatttgcCCCCTGAGAATAGATCAGTGTACATTAATTGCACGAACACtaatgtacattgtacatatattcagTGCAACTTGGGTCCTTTTACAGATTTTTCATCTGTTGCTAAACTTTCACTGGTACTGGACCTTTATCtcataaatttgaaat CAAATATGATAGAAGAAAAAGATATCATACTTTTCGTGTCTAATGGAAGTGTTAGCATTATGCAACCATATAATATCCATCAAAAATTTGGACACAAACCTGATAGCACCATTGTAACCACAATGTTTTTAGGGTCACCAATAACTAAGCCAGTTGCTACTTGGATAATAGctttatcaattattatagGAATTGTGTTgctcatatttttaattttttga
- the LOC128884914 gene encoding protein enabled-like — protein sequence MSSEPVLNPPIPCVEAVQGGLVPGKMVKIQGKVPSNAVRFAVNYQLGPTLNPRDDIAIHVSPRFTEGFVTRNHIESMNWGIEENEGPMWIQPGQEFEIFLLCDHTSYKIAINGRHFTEFAHRLPYEKVTHLVIDGDVEVNSISYENVPVDPPRSPRAAPPPDVPAANFGPPPPGGLYPTIGSQTPQGGYGPPPLAGYGPPPAGYGPPPNSFGGQGYNPPNMYGYQPGYEKPEEESTFSACLDKVGLALGGLVAAGGIATAAHALTKKKEDESEKDHEKSDASKTKTESEGGLGNLGSLGAALASSLVTNALQNNTHAQQGYPQESSGGVLGSILGALGGNNAAPAQPQSQPTDPLAGTLGSIIGGVFGGGGNQQPGYQPSGGYGNYQPSGGYSNQQSSSGSDLLSGIGSAIGSSLFSSALDGLSKHGKDKSRGENHPAPPPTYAPSTPPYTQPVPPADSPTSGHKLTADEISKGLGLDD from the exons ATGTCATCTGAACCAGTATTAAATCCT ccAATTCCATGTGTGGAAGCTGTTCAAGGTGGTCTGGTACCtggaaaaatggtaaaaattcAAGGGAAAGTTCCTTCGAATGCAGTACGTTTTGCTGTCAATTATCAGCTGGGGCCTACATTAAATCCAAGAGATGATATTGCGATCCATGTTTCGCCTCGCTTTACGGAAGGCTTTGTTACTAGAAATCATATAGAATCGATGAATTGGGGTATCGAAGAGAACGAGGGGCCCATGTGGATTCAACCTGGACAAGAATTTGAGATATTTCTTTTGTGCGATCATACGTCTTATAAGATTGCCATAAATGGCAGACACTTTACAGAGTTTGCTCACCGATTGCCTTATGAGAAAGTTACACATTTGGTTATCGACGGAGATGTAGaagtaaattctatttcatatGAAAATGTTCCTGTCGACCCACCACGTTCTCCTAGAGCTGCACCTCCACCAGATGTACCAGCAGCTAACTTTGGACCACCCC CACCAGGTGGATTGTATCCAACGATAGGCTCGCAAACGCCGCAAGGTGGATATGGTCCACCTCCTCTAGCTGGTTATGGTCCCCCACCAGCTGGTTATGGTCCCCCACCAAATTCATTTGGAGGACAAGGTTATAATCCCCCAAACATGTACGGATACCAACCTGGATATGAAAAACCCGAAGAAGAAAGTACATTCAGTGCCTGTTTAGATAAAGTTGGTCTAGCATTAGGAGGATTAGTTGCTGCGGGAGGCATAGCTACTGCTGCGCACGCACTGACT aaaaaaaaagaggatgaaagtgaaaaagaTCATGAAAAATCAGACGCTTCTAAGACAAAAACGGAAAGCGAGGGAGGTTTAGGAAACCTTGGATCTCTTGGTGCAGCTTTAGCAAGCAGCTTAGTGACCAATGCTTTGCAAAACAACACGCATGCGCAACAAGGCTATCCTCAAGAATCAAGTGGTGGCGTCTTAGGCTCTATCCTTGGAGCATTAG GTGGTAATAATGCGGCGCCGGCACAACCACAAAGTCAGCCAACTGATCCACTAGCAGGAACCCTAGGATCCATCATTGGTGGTGTTTTCGGAGGTGGTGGAAATCAACAACCAGGATATCAACCTTCAGGAGGTTATGGAAATTATCAACCTTCTGGTGGTTATTCTAACCAGCAGTCAAGCTCAGGTTCGGATCTTTTATCTGGAATAGGTTCTGCAATTGGATCTTCTCTGTTCAGCTCTGCTTTGGATGGTCTAAGCAAACATGGTAAAGAT AAATCCCGTGGAGAAAACCATCCAGCACCTCCACCAACTTATGCGCCAAGTACTCCACCATATACACAACCTGTTCCACCTGCTGATAGTCCTACTTCAGGACATAAATTAACTGcagatgaaatttcaaaaggcCTAGGTTTGGACGATTAA